Proteins co-encoded in one Cupriavidus nantongensis genomic window:
- a CDS encoding RNA polymerase sigma factor encodes MDKSRDLRPPTPSGANATTDAELVASARAGTASAFEAIMRRNNRLLFRTARGVVPDDAEAQDVVQETYLRAFTSLDSFRGEAALSTWLARIAINAALTAQRKKRRLVQMEARGEEEDFPGDSLQENMMSFRAADDESPEAMAERGQVRELLQLAVEKLPPIYRCVFILRAVEDMSVEETAYCLGVSDDVVKTRFLRARMMLRESLAKEVRPYLQSTFSFAGARCDAVVNHVFAALGERGLVRSL; translated from the coding sequence ATGGACAAGAGCCGGGATCTCAGGCCGCCCACACCGTCTGGCGCCAATGCCACCACAGACGCCGAACTGGTTGCCAGCGCCCGCGCCGGCACCGCGTCCGCCTTCGAGGCCATCATGCGGCGCAACAACCGCCTGTTATTCCGCACGGCGCGCGGCGTGGTCCCGGATGATGCCGAAGCCCAGGATGTCGTGCAGGAAACTTACCTGCGCGCGTTTACCAGCCTGGATTCGTTTCGCGGCGAGGCCGCGCTGAGCACCTGGCTGGCGCGCATTGCCATCAACGCCGCGCTGACAGCGCAGCGCAAAAAGCGCCGGCTGGTCCAGATGGAAGCCCGGGGTGAAGAAGAAGATTTTCCTGGCGACTCTTTACAGGAGAACATGATGTCCTTCCGCGCCGCTGACGACGAATCCCCTGAAGCCATGGCCGAACGCGGTCAGGTGCGAGAACTGCTGCAGCTTGCGGTCGAAAAATTGCCGCCGATCTACCGCTGCGTGTTCATCCTGCGGGCCGTCGAAGACATGAGTGTGGAGGAAACGGCTTATTGCCTTGGCGTTAGCGACGACGTGGTCAAGACGCGCTTCCTGCGGGCCCGCATGATGCTGCGCGAATCCCTGGCCAAAGAGGTAAGGCCCTATCTGCAGAGCACGTTCAGTTTTGCCGGCGCGCGTTGCGATGCGGTGGTCAATCACGTGTTTGCCGCCCTTGGCGAGCGCGGGCTGGTCCGATCGCTATGA
- a CDS encoding FadR/GntR family transcriptional regulator, with protein MPHPPSDPVTRPTPENPTAASDRSYLSLASQVQALIASGEFCAGMRLPSERTLAERFSVSRTLVREAIIALEVQGLVEVHGGSGIYVCAEAPAPGREPFEMPWRPGPIESLRARALIESEIAGLAASERKDGDLDRMFAALSLMREHMGDKQANEAADRQFHLCLAEATGNRVLLHMVTALWDSGRSDPLWRKIEEHFHTTRLREASQEDHQQIFAAVMARDATAARAAMRNHLERVIGEFTQAWR; from the coding sequence ATGCCACATCCCCCCAGCGATCCAGTAACCCGTCCGACACCCGAGAACCCGACAGCGGCCAGCGACCGTTCGTACCTGAGCCTGGCCAGCCAGGTGCAGGCATTGATTGCATCCGGAGAGTTCTGCGCCGGCATGCGCTTGCCGTCCGAACGCACGCTGGCCGAGCGGTTCAGCGTCAGCCGCACCCTGGTGCGCGAGGCCATCATCGCGCTGGAGGTGCAGGGGCTGGTCGAAGTGCACGGCGGCTCCGGGATCTACGTCTGCGCAGAAGCGCCCGCGCCCGGTCGCGAGCCGTTCGAGATGCCCTGGCGGCCGGGGCCGATAGAGTCGCTGCGTGCCCGGGCGCTGATCGAATCCGAGATCGCCGGCCTGGCGGCCAGCGAGCGCAAGGACGGCGACCTTGACCGCATGTTCGCGGCGCTGAGCCTGATGCGCGAACACATGGGCGACAAGCAGGCCAACGAGGCGGCGGACCGGCAGTTCCACCTGTGCCTGGCCGAAGCGACCGGCAACAGGGTGCTGCTGCATATGGTCACCGCACTGTGGGACAGCGGGCGCAGCGATCCGCTATGGCGCAAGATCGAGGAACACTTCCATACCACGCGGCTGCGGGAGGCATCGCAGGAAGACCATCAGCAGATCTTCGCGGCGGTGATGGCGCGCGACGCGACAGCGGCGCGGGCGGCAATGCGTAACCACCTGGAGAGAGTGATCGGCGAGTTTACGCAGGCGTGGCGTTGA
- a CDS encoding VWA domain-containing protein, whose amino-acid sequence MQFLWPQLLWLLCFLPLLAGAYVYLIARRKKAALLYASLALPRAALGHSLRLRRHIPPVLFLLALGAALLACARPAATITLPSDIITVVLAVDTSLSMNSTDVAPSRIIAAQQAARDLVIGLPASVRLGIVSFAATATVVLPPTDNRQDMLDAIDRFLLQHGTATGSGLIQALAVLFPDDNGIDLEAILFRGETLAPGPGGRTRSEAAAADAVRKRELEQPQTMPGAYRHGVVILLSDGRRTTGPDPLDAARMAAQRGVRVYTVGYGTPHGQEVSSQSSFTQLDEPTLRTVATLTAGEYFLAGSAADLTRVYRQLSARFALERKETEISSLLAGTSVVLLIAACSLSLLWFRR is encoded by the coding sequence ATGCAGTTTCTCTGGCCGCAATTGCTCTGGCTGTTGTGCTTTCTCCCTTTGCTGGCAGGTGCTTACGTCTACCTGATAGCACGACGCAAGAAAGCTGCCCTGTTGTATGCCAGTCTTGCTCTGCCGCGCGCCGCGTTGGGGCACAGCCTACGCCTTCGGCGCCACATCCCGCCGGTGCTTTTTCTCCTGGCGTTGGGCGCGGCCCTGCTGGCGTGCGCCCGTCCTGCCGCGACCATCACCCTGCCATCAGACATCATCACAGTGGTGCTGGCTGTCGATACCTCCCTCAGCATGAATTCAACCGACGTGGCGCCCAGTCGGATCATCGCCGCGCAGCAGGCCGCACGAGATCTGGTCATAGGACTGCCTGCAAGCGTGCGCCTGGGCATTGTCTCGTTTGCCGCCACGGCCACCGTAGTGCTGCCTCCAACCGACAACCGTCAGGACATGCTCGATGCGATCGATCGCTTCCTGCTCCAACACGGCACGGCGACAGGCAGCGGACTGATCCAGGCCCTGGCGGTATTGTTTCCCGACGATAATGGCATCGACCTGGAAGCCATCCTTTTCCGCGGCGAGACCTTAGCGCCGGGACCTGGTGGAAGAACGCGGTCTGAAGCTGCTGCGGCGGACGCCGTTCGCAAGCGCGAACTGGAACAGCCGCAGACGATGCCCGGGGCTTATCGGCACGGCGTGGTAATCCTGCTCAGCGATGGTCGCCGGACCACTGGGCCAGATCCGCTAGACGCCGCGCGCATGGCTGCCCAGCGTGGGGTTCGCGTCTATACCGTAGGCTACGGTACCCCGCACGGCCAGGAGGTGTCGAGCCAGTCCTCCTTCACACAACTGGATGAGCCGACTTTGCGCACGGTCGCGACGCTGACTGCTGGCGAGTACTTCCTGGCCGGCTCGGCCGCGGATCTGACGCGGGTATATCGGCAGCTTAGCGCCCGTTTCGCGTTGGAACGCAAGGAGACTGAAATCAGTTCTTTGCTGGCCGGGACCTCGGTTGTGCTGCTGATCGCTGCTTGTAGTCTGTCATTGCTGTGGTTCCGGCGGTGA
- a CDS encoding c-type cytochrome yields the protein MKRQPSAPTPETEVQPVPLRHSAMQQMPRRRLANALIMAAAVGAAAACGGSSGGGGTDAASTEAAQKALVEQGKQIFRFDTFGDEAKWTDNLRMHEVIASSVDPLTALSVGLKVDAEALPEAVVNGIRNGTIDLKSPATTVALLKLNAVVGLQGTVETVNGVDKLTRVGTTCALCHSTVDNSFAPGIGKRLDGWPNRDLNPGAIIALSPAIDEAMKKVLNAWGAGKYDPRHNIDGLSKPVVIPPAFGLAGIHRITFTGDGEDVMYWNRYVAVSQMGGLGSVSEPRLNISITNGSVDLVTSKLAALQAYQLSLGAPPPPAGSFDPAAALRGKALFEGAGRCATCHSGPAFTDANSLLHPPADSMAEPESPSYASRSATKQYRTTPLKGAWQHPPYFHDGSAATLSDVVTTYNTKRGLGLSSQDIADLTEYLKSL from the coding sequence ATGAAAAGGCAACCCTCCGCACCGACACCTGAAACTGAAGTGCAGCCGGTACCGCTGCGGCACTCGGCGATGCAGCAGATGCCTCGACGGAGGCTGGCCAATGCACTGATCATGGCAGCCGCGGTCGGGGCCGCCGCGGCGTGCGGCGGCAGTTCTGGAGGGGGAGGAACCGATGCGGCCAGCACAGAAGCGGCGCAGAAGGCCCTGGTTGAGCAGGGCAAGCAGATATTTCGCTTCGATACCTTCGGGGACGAAGCGAAGTGGACCGATAACCTGAGGATGCACGAGGTCATCGCCAGCTCGGTGGATCCCTTGACCGCATTATCCGTCGGCCTCAAGGTGGACGCCGAGGCCTTGCCCGAGGCTGTCGTAAATGGCATCCGCAATGGCACGATCGACCTCAAGAGCCCGGCTACGACGGTGGCGCTGCTGAAACTGAACGCGGTCGTCGGCCTCCAGGGGACCGTCGAGACCGTCAATGGGGTCGATAAGCTGACCCGCGTCGGCACTACCTGCGCGCTCTGTCATTCGACGGTGGACAACTCGTTCGCGCCGGGCATCGGCAAGCGGCTGGACGGATGGCCCAACCGGGATCTCAATCCCGGCGCCATCATCGCGCTGTCCCCGGCCATTGACGAGGCCATGAAAAAGGTCCTCAACGCCTGGGGTGCAGGCAAGTACGACCCCCGCCACAATATCGACGGCCTCAGCAAGCCGGTCGTGATACCGCCGGCCTTCGGGCTGGCCGGCATTCATCGCATCACCTTTACCGGCGATGGCGAAGACGTCATGTACTGGAACCGGTATGTCGCCGTGTCCCAGATGGGAGGCCTTGGCTCCGTATCCGAGCCGCGCCTGAATATCTCCATCACCAACGGCTCGGTCGATCTTGTCACCAGCAAGCTTGCGGCCCTGCAAGCGTATCAGCTATCCCTGGGTGCTCCGCCGCCACCGGCGGGAAGCTTCGACCCCGCGGCGGCATTGCGCGGCAAGGCCCTGTTCGAAGGCGCGGGTCGATGCGCCACGTGCCATAGTGGCCCGGCATTTACCGATGCCAACTCGCTGCTTCACCCGCCCGCAGACTCGATGGCGGAACCGGAGAGCCCAAGCTACGCCTCGCGCTCCGCAACAAAGCAATACCGGACCACGCCGCTGAAGGGGGCATGGCAACACCCTCCCTATTTCCATGACGGCTCTGCGGCGACTTTGTCGGATGTCGTGACGACCTACAACACAAAACGCGGACTGGGGCTGAGCAGCCAGGATATTGCCGACCTGACGGAGTATCTGAAGTCGCTGTGA